A window from Sphingobacterium hotanense encodes these proteins:
- a CDS encoding YCF48-related protein codes for MMKKLLFTALFATSLLSAQAQHFHNLVKDIPSSFRGLETYKENVVWVSGSKGTVGKSTDAGKTWSWLNPKGYENMDFRDIEVFSAKEAIIVSAGSPAVVLRTTDGGKTWKEVYRDDRAEIFLDGMDFNGKTGFIYGDPIDGSFQLLKSTNKGKTWKDVSNHIFLLAEEGEAGFAASGSGIQVFPNLVYLASGGRYSSFYKRNEKENSLDVVDVPIWSGDATTGVFSLDFWDQNTGVLVGGNYSMDKDNRNNILLTTNAGRSWTKPSSPVAGYRSSVKYINENVLVATGTSGTDLSTDCGQSWRNISEASFNVVAKSKSGKHIYLAGSNGNIEQLRID; via the coding sequence ATGATGAAAAAGCTTCTTTTTACTGCACTTTTTGCAACTAGCCTCCTAAGCGCTCAGGCACAACATTTCCATAATCTCGTCAAAGACATTCCTTCGAGTTTTAGAGGCCTGGAAACCTATAAGGAAAATGTAGTATGGGTAAGTGGCAGCAAAGGCACCGTTGGCAAATCCACCGACGCCGGTAAGACATGGTCTTGGTTGAATCCGAAAGGTTATGAAAATATGGACTTTCGAGATATTGAAGTTTTTTCAGCTAAGGAAGCCATCATTGTCAGTGCAGGCAGTCCGGCAGTCGTATTACGAACTACGGATGGCGGAAAGACTTGGAAAGAAGTGTATAGAGACGACCGCGCTGAGATTTTCTTAGATGGCATGGATTTTAACGGCAAGACCGGATTTATATATGGCGACCCTATCGATGGATCTTTTCAGCTATTAAAGTCCACAAACAAAGGGAAAACATGGAAAGACGTTAGCAATCATATTTTTTTGTTAGCGGAAGAAGGCGAAGCTGGCTTTGCCGCAAGTGGTTCAGGAATTCAAGTCTTTCCCAACTTAGTGTATCTCGCCTCTGGCGGAAGATACAGTTCATTTTACAAACGCAATGAAAAAGAAAACAGCCTGGATGTGGTCGACGTTCCGATATGGTCTGGCGACGCGACAACCGGCGTTTTCTCGCTAGACTTCTGGGATCAGAATACAGGAGTGCTGGTAGGTGGCAACTACAGTATGGATAAGGACAATAGAAACAATATCTTGTTGACTACGAATGCTGGACGCTCATGGACGAAGCCTTCCAGTCCAGTTGCTGGTTATCGCTCTAGTGTAAAATATATAAACGAAAATGTCCTAGTAGCAACCGGCACATCCGGAACAGATCTATCTACCGACTGCGGACAAAGCTGGCGAAATATATCGGAAGCAAGTTTCAATGTAGTTGCAAAGTCTAAATCAGGAAAACATATTTATCTGGCAGGGAGCAATGGAAACATCGAGCAACTGCGCATCGATTGA